The Oryzihumus leptocrescens sequence TCGGCTCGTGGATCTTTTCGAGTACCAAGCGCGCGACGTGTTCGAGGCGCACGGTGTACCGGTGCTGGACGGCGCCGTCGCCGAGACTGTTGAGGAAGCCCGTGCGGCTGCGGAGACCATCGGCGCCAAGAGCGGCGGCGTGGTCGTGGTCAAGGCCCAGGTCAAGACCGGTGGCCGCGGCAAGGCCGGTGGCGTCAAGGTCGCCAAGAGCGTCGACGAGGCTGCCGCGGCGGCCGAGCAGATCCTGGGCATGGACATCAAGGGCCACACGGTCCACAAGGTGATGATCGCCCAGGGCGCGCAGATCGCGGAGGAGTACTACTTCTCGGTCCTGCTCGACCGCGCCAACCGCTCCTACCTGGCCATGGCCAGCAAGGAGGGCGGCATGGAGATCGAGCAGCTCGCCGTCGAGCGCCCCGAGGCCCTCGCCCGGATCGCGGTCGACCCGATCGTCGGGATCGACGCCGCCAAGGCCGCCGAGATCGTCGACGCCGCCGGCTTCGACGCCGACGTCAAGGACGAGATCGCCCGCGTCATCCAGAAGCTGTGGGACGTCTACCGCGAGGAGGACGCCACGCTGGTCGAGGTCAACCCGCTCGTCAAGACGGTCGACGGCTCGATCATCGCCCTCGACGGCAAGGTGACCCTGGACGGCAACGCCGACTTCCGTCACCCGGCCCACGAGGCCCTCGAGGACAAGGCCTCGGCCGACCCGCTGGAGGCGGCGGCCAAGGAGAAGGGCCTCAACTACGTCAAGCTCGACGGCTCCGTCGGCATCATCGGCAACGGCGCCGGCCTGGTCATGTCCACGCTCGACGTGGTCGCCTACGCCGGTGAGGAGTTCCCGGGCGAGCCCAAGCCGGCCAACTTCCTCGACATCGGCGGCGGCGCCTCCGCGGAGGTCATGGCCAACGGCCTGCACATCATCCTCGGCGACCCGCAGGTCAAGAGCGTCTTCGTCAACGTCTTCGGCGGCATCACCGCCTGTGACGCGGTCGCCAACGGCATCGTCGGCGCGCTGAAGGCCCTCGGCGACGAGGCCACCAAGCCGCTGGTCGTGCGTCTCGACGGCAACAACGTCGAGGAGGGCCGCCGCATCCTGGCCGAGGCCAACCACCCCCTCGTCACCATCGAGGACACCATGGACGGCGCGGCCCGCAAGGCTGCCGAGCTCGCCGCGGCGAACTGACGGAACGGGAATCTCGCAATGGCAATCTTCTTGGATGACAACAGCAAGGTCATCGTCCAGGGCATGACCGGCTCCGAGGGCATGAAGCACACCCAGCGCATGCTGACCTCGGGCACCACCATCGTCGGCGGCGTGAACCCCCGCAAGGCCGGCACCACGGTCGAGTTCGACGGCGGCGTCACCGTGCCGGTGTTCGGCTCCGTCGCCGAGGCCATGGAGGCCACCGGCGCCAACGTCTCGGTCATCTTCGTGCCCGCCGCCTTCACCAAGGCCGCGGTCGTCGAGGCCGTCGACGCGAAGATCCCGCTCGCGGTGGTCATCACCGAGGGCGTGCCGGTCAAGGACACCGCGGAGTTCTTCACCTACGCCCAGCAGGCCGGCACGACCCGCATCATCGGGCCGAACTGCCCCGGCCTGATCAGCCCCGGCAAGTCCAACGCCGGCATCATCCCCGCCGACATCTCCGGCGGCGGCCGCATCGGTCTGGTCTCCAAGTCGGGCACGCTGACCTACCAGATGATGTACGAGCTGCGGGAGTTCGGCTTCTCCTCCGCGGTCGGCATC is a genomic window containing:
- the sucD gene encoding succinate--CoA ligase subunit alpha — encoded protein: MAIFLDDNSKVIVQGMTGSEGMKHTQRMLTSGTTIVGGVNPRKAGTTVEFDGGVTVPVFGSVAEAMEATGANVSVIFVPAAFTKAAVVEAVDAKIPLAVVITEGVPVKDTAEFFTYAQQAGTTRIIGPNCPGLISPGKSNAGIIPADISGGGRIGLVSKSGTLTYQMMYELREFGFSSAVGIGGDPIIGTTHIDALEAFEADPETDAIVMIGEIGGDAEERAAAYIKEHVTKPVVGYVAGFTAPEGKTMGHAGAIVSGSSGTAAAKKEALEAAGVRVGKTPSETAELMREIMKNLG
- the sucC gene encoding ADP-forming succinate--CoA ligase subunit beta codes for the protein MDLFEYQARDVFEAHGVPVLDGAVAETVEEARAAAETIGAKSGGVVVVKAQVKTGGRGKAGGVKVAKSVDEAAAAAEQILGMDIKGHTVHKVMIAQGAQIAEEYYFSVLLDRANRSYLAMASKEGGMEIEQLAVERPEALARIAVDPIVGIDAAKAAEIVDAAGFDADVKDEIARVIQKLWDVYREEDATLVEVNPLVKTVDGSIIALDGKVTLDGNADFRHPAHEALEDKASADPLEAAAKEKGLNYVKLDGSVGIIGNGAGLVMSTLDVVAYAGEEFPGEPKPANFLDIGGGASAEVMANGLHIILGDPQVKSVFVNVFGGITACDAVANGIVGALKALGDEATKPLVVRLDGNNVEEGRRILAEANHPLVTIEDTMDGAARKAAELAAAN